The Candidatus Omnitrophota bacterium genome has a segment encoding these proteins:
- the dapA gene encoding 4-hydroxy-tetrahydrodipicolinate synthase: protein MFKGSIVALVTPFKGAKVDEDAYRQLVDWQISQGTNGIVPCGTTGESPTLTSDEHERVIAICVEAVRKRIPVIAGTGSNSTAEAVHLTQHAAKVGADAVLVVTPYYNKPTNKGVYLHFKAVADSVKIPVILYNIPGRTCKNIEPEVMAKLARDCKNIVGVKEASGSLEQMRRVKELCPKDFILLSGDDGLILPVMGLGGTGVISVAANIVPKDVVALIDAFNKGDAKKAEAINAKFQPLVSALFIETNPIPVKTAMALMGLCNGALRLPMCEMEDANLAKLKEALKQYGLIKG from the coding sequence ATGTTTAAAGGATCGATCGTAGCATTGGTAACGCCATTTAAGGGCGCCAAGGTGGACGAGGACGCCTACCGTCAACTCGTCGACTGGCAGATCAGTCAGGGGACCAACGGGATCGTTCCCTGCGGCACCACCGGTGAATCGCCGACCCTGACCTCCGACGAGCATGAGCGCGTGATCGCGATCTGCGTTGAAGCCGTGCGCAAGCGTATTCCGGTCATCGCCGGAACGGGGTCTAATTCAACGGCCGAGGCGGTGCATTTGACCCAGCACGCGGCCAAGGTCGGGGCTGACGCGGTTTTGGTCGTGACACCCTACTATAATAAACCCACCAACAAGGGCGTATATTTGCATTTCAAGGCCGTTGCCGATAGCGTGAAGATCCCGGTGATCCTGTACAATATTCCGGGACGCACGTGCAAGAACATTGAGCCCGAGGTCATGGCCAAACTGGCGCGGGATTGCAAGAATATCGTCGGTGTTAAAGAGGCGTCCGGATCGCTGGAGCAGATGAGGCGCGTTAAAGAATTGTGTCCCAAGGATTTCATTTTGCTTTCAGGGGATGACGGGTTGATCCTGCCTGTGATGGGCCTGGGCGGCACGGGTGTCATTTCGGTGGCGGCCAATATTGTCCCCAAAGATGTTGTTGCCCTCATTGACGCGTTCAACAAGGGTGATGCAAAAAAGGCAGAGGCGATCAACGCCAAATTCCAGCCTTTAGTCAGCGCCTTATTTATTGAAACCAATCCCATTCCCGTCAAGACAGCCATGGCTTTGATGGGTCTTTGCAACGGCGCTTTGCGTCTGCCCATGTGCGAGATGGAAGATGCCAATCTGGCGAAACTTAAGGAAGCGTTGAAACAATACGGTCTGATCAAAGGATAA
- the dapF gene encoding diaminopimelate epimerase translates to MKKISFVKMAGAGNDFIIIEASVGLDYADLAKKACHRQMGIGADGVLILDKSKSSDFRMRIINADGSEAEMCGNGARCMAAYVADKHVSANRLFSMETLAGQILAEANGATARVRLSDPKDYRAGIVLKVGGQVLHASYIDTGVPHAVVFVDGLSEVDVDSLGRLVRNHNAFKPRGANVNFVEQSRKDMVAIRTYERGVEGETLACGTGAVAGALVGYLHLNPKVKEINDAFMRVLTKSGEILEVTFDLQDGNRITDVWLKGSANVIARGEYFYNP, encoded by the coding sequence ATGAAAAAGATCTCTTTTGTCAAAATGGCCGGGGCCGGCAATGACTTTATCATCATTGAGGCCTCTGTGGGGCTGGATTACGCGGACCTGGCCAAAAAGGCCTGTCATCGCCAAATGGGCATCGGCGCCGACGGTGTTTTGATTCTGGATAAGTCCAAGTCCAGCGATTTTCGCATGCGCATCATCAACGCCGACGGTTCGGAGGCCGAGATGTGCGGCAATGGTGCCCGCTGCATGGCCGCCTATGTCGCGGATAAGCATGTCAGCGCCAATAGATTGTTCAGCATGGAGACCCTGGCCGGCCAGATCCTCGCCGAGGCCAATGGCGCGACAGCCCGTGTGCGTTTGAGCGACCCGAAAGATTATCGCGCGGGCATTGTTCTTAAGGTCGGCGGTCAGGTCCTGCACGCGTCCTATATTGATACCGGCGTTCCCCACGCCGTGGTGTTCGTTGACGGCCTTTCGGAAGTGGACGTTGATTCCCTGGGACGCCTGGTCCGCAACCACAACGCCTTTAAGCCGCGCGGGGCCAATGTAAATTTTGTTGAGCAAAGCCGCAAGGACATGGTCGCTATCCGTACTTATGAACGCGGAGTGGAGGGCGAAACCCTGGCCTGCGGCACCGGGGCCGTAGCCGGCGCGCTGGTCGGTTATCTGCATTTGAATCCCAAGGTCAAGGAGATCAATGACGCGTTCATGCGCGTGTTGACCAAAAGCGGAGAGATCCTGGAGGTCACCTTTGATCTGCAGGACGGCAACCGCATCACGGATGTATGGCTGAAAGGCTCGGCGAACGTGATCGCTCGGGGAGAATATTTTTATAATCCGTAG
- the argF gene encoding ornithine carbamoyltransferase has product MNKDLIKLLDYSTPEIMALLDKADALKKSKARARLDLKGKTVGLVFQKPSNRTRVSFEVGVHQLGGNCIYLGPEEINLGKRESTADVARTLSRYLDAIVARVFHHQDVADLAQYASVPVINGLCDLYHPCQALADVQTIREKFGSFKGLNVAYVGDGNNVFHSLMTACAKVGVNVRFAGPKGYDPDVQILKKVQALAKSNGCSVTVGRDPHAAVKGAHVLYADVWVSMGQEKETDQRIKDLKGFQINADLTRAAHKDYIFMHCLPAHRGLEVTGDIIDGKHSVIFDQAENRLHAQKAVLLHLLKGNKK; this is encoded by the coding sequence ATGAATAAAGATCTGATCAAACTTTTGGATTATTCAACGCCGGAGATCATGGCCCTTTTGGACAAGGCCGACGCGCTCAAAAAATCTAAAGCCAGGGCGCGTTTAGACCTCAAAGGCAAGACCGTCGGGCTCGTGTTCCAGAAACCGTCCAACCGCACGCGGGTCTCTTTTGAGGTCGGTGTCCATCAATTGGGGGGCAACTGCATTTATCTGGGGCCGGAGGAGATCAATTTGGGAAAACGCGAGTCCACGGCTGATGTGGCCCGTACGTTGTCGCGTTATCTGGACGCCATTGTAGCACGGGTGTTCCATCATCAGGATGTCGCGGACCTGGCCCAATACGCGTCGGTGCCGGTCATTAACGGTTTATGCGACCTGTATCATCCGTGCCAGGCCCTGGCGGACGTGCAGACGATCCGCGAGAAATTTGGTTCTTTCAAGGGCTTGAACGTGGCCTATGTCGGCGACGGCAATAATGTGTTCCATTCGTTGATGACCGCCTGCGCCAAGGTCGGGGTCAATGTCCGTTTTGCCGGACCTAAGGGATATGACCCTGACGTGCAGATCTTAAAGAAAGTACAGGCATTGGCCAAAAGCAATGGCTGCAGCGTTACGGTCGGCCGGGACCCGCACGCGGCGGTCAAGGGCGCGCACGTGCTTTATGCCGACGTGTGGGTGAGCATGGGCCAGGAAAAGGAAACTGATCAGCGCATCAAGGATCTTAAAGGGTTTCAGATCAACGCGGACCTGACCAGGGCCGCGCACAAGGATTATATTTTCATGCATTGCCTGCCCGCGCACCGGGGTTTGGAAGTGACCGGGGACATCATCGACGGCAAACACTCGGTCATCTTTGACCAGGCGGAAAACCGTCTGCACGCGCAGAAAGCGGTGCTTTTGCATCTATTGAAAGGAAATAAGAAATGA
- a CDS encoding GIY-YIG nuclease family protein encodes MQYYVYILASQRNGTLYVGVTNDLVKRVYEHKQKLVDGFTKKYGLGILVYYEATGDIMGAIQREKQIKKWNRAWKLRLIEKSNPDWKDLYPQII; translated from the coding sequence ATGCAATATTATGTGTACATTTTAGCAAGTCAAAGAAATGGCACGTTATATGTTGGAGTAACCAATGATCTGGTCAAGAGAGTGTATGAACATAAACAGAAATTAGTCGATGGTTTTACAAAGAAATATGGTCTCGGGATATTAGTTTATTATGAAGCAACGGGTGATATAATGGGCGCTATTCAAAGAGAAAAACAGATCAAAAAATGGAATAGAGCATGGAAATTAAGGCTGATTGAAAAGAGTAATCCGGATTGGAAAGATTTGTATCCTCAGATAATTTAA
- a CDS encoding argininosuccinate synthase → MKKVVLAYSGGLDTSCLIHWLKDKGYEVIAFMADLGQGSDFKAIKKRALATGASKVYILDLKEEFVKDYVFPALKANAVYEGKYFLATALSRPLIAKHQVAVAKKEKADAMAHGCTGKGNDQVRFEVTAKLLAPHLELLAPLRTWELKTRAQEIEYAHKHKIPIDVSKKSPYSTDINLYGRSIECGVLEDPWVEPPEEIYAMTKDPLKCPNKPEYVEVEFAKGVPVKVNGKIYKPVELVIKLNAIGGRNGVGRVDMVENRLVGIKSREIYENPAGTILLTAHKELEAMVLDRETLHYKELISPRYAELTYYGLWETPLKQQLDAFINKTQERVSGTVRLKLYKGNCIVAGRKSRYSRYKEELATYGAKDIFDPKLSEGFIRIWGMPY, encoded by the coding sequence ATGAAAAAAGTCGTTTTGGCCTATTCCGGCGGCTTGGACACCTCGTGCCTGATCCACTGGCTCAAGGACAAGGGCTATGAGGTCATTGCTTTTATGGCCGACCTGGGCCAAGGCAGTGATTTTAAGGCCATTAAAAAACGCGCGCTGGCCACCGGGGCGTCGAAGGTTTATATCCTTGACCTTAAAGAAGAGTTTGTGAAGGATTACGTGTTCCCGGCACTGAAAGCCAATGCGGTTTACGAGGGCAAATACTTTCTGGCCACGGCTTTGTCGCGGCCTTTGATCGCCAAACATCAAGTGGCGGTCGCTAAAAAAGAAAAAGCCGATGCCATGGCCCACGGCTGCACGGGCAAGGGCAATGACCAGGTGCGTTTTGAAGTGACAGCCAAACTGCTGGCGCCTCATCTGGAACTATTGGCGCCTTTGCGGACATGGGAATTGAAGACGCGCGCGCAGGAGATCGAATACGCGCACAAGCACAAGATCCCCATTGATGTCAGCAAAAAAAGCCCGTACAGCACGGACATCAATTTGTATGGACGCAGCATTGAATGCGGGGTGCTGGAAGACCCGTGGGTTGAACCGCCGGAAGAAATTTATGCGATGACCAAGGACCCGCTCAAGTGTCCGAACAAGCCGGAATACGTCGAGGTGGAATTCGCCAAAGGCGTGCCGGTCAAGGTCAACGGCAAAATCTATAAGCCGGTGGAGCTGGTCATTAAACTCAATGCCATCGGCGGGCGCAACGGTGTGGGGCGCGTGGACATGGTGGAGAACCGTTTGGTGGGCATCAAGTCGCGGGAGATCTACGAAAATCCGGCCGGCACCATTTTGTTGACAGCGCACAAGGAATTGGAAGCCATGGTGCTCGACCGTGAGACCCTGCATTATAAGGAATTGATATCGCCGCGTTACGCGGAGTTGACGTATTATGGTTTGTGGGAAACGCCGCTGAAACAACAGCTTGATGCGTTTATCAATAAGACGCAGGAACGTGTCAGCGGCACGGTGCGTTTGAAATTATACAAAGGCAATTGCATCGTCGCCGGCCGCAAGTCGCGGTATTCACGTTACAAGGAAGAATTGGCGACCTACGGGGCCAAGGATATTTTTGACCCCAAACTGTCTGAAGGGTTCATCCGTATTTGGGGAATGCCGTATTAA
- the argH gene encoding argininosuccinate lyase, producing the protein MSKLWGGRFSKDTDKLVEEFTKSIHFDYKLGKYDVLGSMCHVEILKNAGYLTPEEYKKLTDGLDEIYEAIEKNEFQWDSSCEDVHSAIQKELEKRVGELVQKLHTARSRNDQVVFATKLYCKITLLKLQNEISRLAIVIGQLALNNKDIIIPGFTHLQHAQPVYLKDYLWAYVEMLESDANRLEFIEQSMKITMGAGALAGSPLDAKYNEKASEFLKGKFSEEFKIEVTTNAIHVVSDRDFVIEIISALSIVAMHLSRLSEDLIIWCTKEFDFIELDDAFCTGSSLMPQKKNPDVLELVRGYSGRLYGNLVSVLTMMKGLPLTYNRDMQLDKEPLFNSFEIVFAEVKVLKGLIETLKFNEKKIEKHLEDESLYATDLVYYLVNKGVPFKEAHTIIGELVRYSVEKNLPIKQMPEDYLKEKFSEKIVQSELIALFDPKTSVDSKKSVKRSDYGKIVADALKKNKK; encoded by the coding sequence ATGAGCAAACTTTGGGGTGGACGGTTTAGTAAAGATACAGATAAGTTGGTGGAAGAATTCACCAAGTCCATCCATTTTGATTATAAATTGGGAAAATATGATGTTTTGGGATCGATGTGTCATGTTGAAATTCTTAAAAATGCAGGTTATCTAACACCAGAAGAATATAAGAAATTAACGGATGGATTGGATGAAATATATGAAGCCATAGAAAAGAATGAATTCCAGTGGGATTCAAGTTGTGAGGATGTTCATAGTGCGATTCAGAAAGAACTAGAGAAAAGGGTGGGGGAATTAGTTCAAAAATTGCACACCGCTCGTTCCCGGAATGATCAGGTGGTTTTTGCGACAAAACTTTACTGTAAAATAACATTACTGAAGCTGCAAAATGAAATATCTCGGCTGGCAATAGTTATTGGCCAGTTGGCTTTGAATAATAAAGATATTATTATTCCGGGATTTACCCATCTCCAGCATGCACAACCCGTTTATTTGAAAGATTATTTATGGGCTTATGTGGAGATGTTAGAAAGTGATGCTAACAGGTTAGAATTTATTGAGCAGTCTATGAAGATAACAATGGGAGCAGGAGCTTTAGCAGGATCTCCTCTTGATGCAAAATATAACGAGAAAGCTTCAGAATTTCTTAAGGGAAAGTTTTCAGAAGAATTTAAAATTGAAGTAACTACGAATGCAATACACGTTGTTAGTGATCGAGATTTTGTTATTGAGATTATTAGTGCATTATCTATTGTTGCAATGCATTTGTCCCGCTTATCAGAGGATTTAATTATTTGGTGCACCAAAGAATTTGATTTTATTGAATTGGATGATGCTTTTTGTACGGGTAGTTCTTTGATGCCACAAAAGAAGAACCCCGATGTCTTGGAACTCGTTCGTGGTTATTCTGGGCGATTATATGGAAATCTGGTAAGCGTTTTAACAATGATGAAAGGTTTGCCTTTAACCTATAATCGGGATATGCAGCTGGATAAAGAGCCACTATTTAATTCTTTTGAAATAGTTTTTGCTGAAGTAAAGGTTCTAAAAGGGCTTATTGAAACTTTAAAGTTTAATGAGAAGAAAATAGAGAAACATTTAGAAGATGAGTCTTTATATGCTACCGATTTGGTTTATTATCTTGTAAATAAAGGCGTTCCTTTTAAAGAAGCCCACACTATTATTGGAGAATTGGTACGTTATTCTGTAGAAAAGAATTTACCTATTAAACAAATGCCCGAAGATTATCTAAAAGAGAAGTTTTCAGAAAAGATTGTTCAATCTGAGTTGATAGCATTATTTGATCCAAAGACATCTGTTGACTCAAAGAAGTCCGTTAAACGTAGTGATTATGGAAAAATCGTTGCGGATGCTTTAAAGAAAAATAAGAAATAG
- the lysA gene encoding diaminopimelate decarboxylase, producing the protein MHDFHFKNGELCCENVRVASVARAVGTPFYLYSHKTLTDHYRKIKKAFAELDPVICFAMKANGNLAVLKSLVDIGAGLDIVSIGELKKALMVRADPKKIVFASVGKTEEEIAFALKKGILFFNVESEPELREINRVAKAMGKKARVALRINPDVPAPTHDYIFTGSLKKKFGIDLRTTREILKNRRQYPFVDINGIHIHIGSQITSGGPFIGAIKKVVKFIAGLRAEGVAIEYLDIGGGLGIIYKDERPQTAQEYADNIVPILRGTGLKIIMEPGRFIVGNAGIFVTRVVYLKDNGYKKFVIVDGGMNDLIRPSLYDAYHEVVPVKKTSAARVKVDVVGPICESGDFFAHDRLLPKVNKGDLLAVMSAGAYGYVMASNYNVRGRSPEVMVKGGKFAVTKEREDFKDLIRGESIPSFLK; encoded by the coding sequence ATGCACGATTTTCATTTCAAGAACGGGGAATTGTGTTGCGAGAATGTCCGGGTGGCGAGCGTTGCCAGGGCCGTGGGCACGCCGTTTTATTTGTACAGCCACAAGACCCTGACCGACCATTACCGTAAGATCAAAAAGGCCTTTGCCGAGCTGGATCCTGTCATCTGTTTCGCGATGAAGGCCAATGGCAATCTGGCGGTGCTCAAAAGTTTGGTGGACATAGGCGCCGGTTTGGACATCGTGTCCATCGGGGAATTGAAAAAAGCCCTGATGGTCAGGGCCGACCCCAAGAAGATCGTGTTCGCCTCCGTCGGAAAGACCGAAGAGGAGATCGCGTTCGCGCTCAAAAAGGGCATTCTGTTCTTTAACGTGGAGTCCGAGCCCGAATTGAGAGAGATCAACCGCGTGGCCAAAGCCATGGGCAAAAAAGCCCGGGTGGCGCTGCGCATCAACCCTGATGTTCCGGCGCCGACGCACGATTACATCTTCACTGGATCTTTAAAAAAGAAATTCGGTATTGATCTGCGCACGACGAGGGAAATACTCAAGAACCGCCGGCAATACCCGTTCGTGGACATCAACGGCATTCATATCCATATCGGTTCGCAGATCACGTCCGGCGGACCGTTCATTGGTGCCATCAAGAAAGTCGTTAAGTTCATCGCGGGTCTGCGCGCCGAGGGTGTGGCGATCGAATACCTGGATATCGGCGGGGGTCTGGGCATCATTTATAAGGATGAGCGGCCGCAAACCGCGCAGGAATACGCGGACAATATCGTGCCCATCTTGAGAGGAACGGGCCTGAAGATCATCATGGAGCCCGGGCGTTTTATCGTGGGTAACGCGGGGATCTTTGTCACCAGGGTCGTTTATCTCAAGGACAATGGATATAAAAAGTTCGTGATCGTTGACGGCGGCATGAATGACCTGATCCGGCCGTCCTTGTATGATGCGTATCATGAGGTCGTGCCCGTCAAGAAAACGTCCGCGGCCAGGGTCAAGGTGGACGTGGTCGGCCCCATTTGTGAAAGCGGCGATTTTTTTGCCCATGACCGGCTTTTGCCCAAGGTCAATAAAGGCGATCTGCTGGCGGTGATGAGCGCCGGCGCTTACGGCTATGTCATGGCCAGCAATTACAATGTGCGCGGCCGATCACCGGAAGTCATGGTCAAGGGCGGCAAATTTGCGGTGACCAAGGAACGTGAAGATTTCAAGGACCTGATCCGCGGGGAAAGCATCCCGTCTTTTCTAAAATGA
- a CDS encoding aspartate aminotransferase family protein, whose protein sequence is MKAQEIFDTYDRHILSTYTRLPAIFVKGKGSVLTDIHGKKYLDFFPGWGVSNLGHCHPKVMGGVRDQIGKLIHIPNNLYHPFQAKLAKELVRVSFPSKIFFCNSGAEAVETAIKFARAYGDGKRFEIITTVNSFHGRTMGALSATGQPKYHKEFAPLVQGFKHVAFNEIGAFKAAVTDKTVAVMLELIQGEGGIHVASKEYVQAVRKICDEKKILLILDEVQTGLGRTGTMFCYQHYGITPDLMCLAKALGGGLPIGALLVRQDLADVFKPGMHGSTFAGSPLVCKAALGVLKAIHSEKVLANVKALGPYLVGKLEELKVQYPVIKEVRGLGLMVGVDLSVDAQGVFKECFNRGLIINCTQDHVLRIMPALNVTRRQINKAVHILDVSLSTVVGSPQKVMA, encoded by the coding sequence CACATACGACCGGCACATCCTGTCCACGTACACGCGGCTGCCCGCGATCTTTGTCAAGGGCAAGGGGAGCGTGTTGACGGACATTCATGGCAAAAAGTATTTGGATTTTTTCCCGGGCTGGGGGGTGAGCAATCTGGGGCATTGTCATCCCAAGGTGATGGGAGGGGTGCGCGACCAGATCGGCAAGCTCATCCACATCCCCAACAATTTGTATCATCCTTTTCAGGCGAAACTGGCCAAAGAATTGGTGCGGGTCTCTTTCCCGTCCAAGATATTCTTTTGCAACAGCGGCGCGGAAGCTGTGGAAACAGCCATCAAGTTCGCGCGCGCGTATGGCGATGGCAAACGGTTTGAGATCATCACCACCGTCAATTCTTTTCACGGCCGGACCATGGGGGCTTTGAGCGCGACAGGCCAGCCCAAATACCATAAGGAGTTTGCGCCGCTCGTGCAAGGGTTCAAGCACGTTGCTTTTAATGAGATCGGGGCTTTCAAGGCCGCGGTCACGGACAAGACCGTGGCTGTGATGCTTGAACTCATTCAGGGCGAGGGCGGCATTCACGTTGCTTCCAAAGAATACGTCCAGGCGGTGCGCAAAATTTGTGACGAGAAAAAGATCCTTTTGATCCTGGATGAAGTACAGACCGGCTTGGGCCGCACCGGGACCATGTTTTGTTATCAGCATTACGGCATCACCCCGGACCTGATGTGTCTGGCCAAGGCCCTGGGCGGCGGTTTGCCCATCGGTGCTTTGCTGGTGCGCCAGGACTTGGCCGACGTATTCAAGCCAGGCATGCACGGTTCCACCTTTGCCGGAAGCCCATTGGTGTGCAAGGCGGCGCTGGGCGTGTTGAAAGCCATTCACAGCGAGAAGGTCCTGGCCAATGTCAAAGCCCTGGGGCCGTATCTCGTCGGGAAACTGGAAGAATTAAAAGTCCAATATCCGGTTATCAAAGAAGTGCGGGGACTGGGGCTCATGGTCGGCGTTGACTTAAGCGTTGACGCACAGGGCGTTTTCAAAGAATGCTTTAACCGGGGACTGATCATCAATTGCACGCAGGACCATGTGCTACGCATCATGCCGGCGCTGAACGTTACCAGGCGGCAGATCAACAAAGCTGTGCATATTCTGGATGTGTCTTTGTCCACAGTCGTGGGCAGCCCACAGAAGGTGATGGCATGA